The Vigna angularis cultivar LongXiaoDou No.4 chromosome 6, ASM1680809v1, whole genome shotgun sequence genome contains the following window.
aataataatattcattatcttggttttatataaaaaaagtaatcgATAATTATACAAaagttatttttcaaataagttGATATTAGTAAATATTGACAAAAACatgaagattttattaaaaaaaagtaaaagtaaaagaaaaaatagaaaaacatggAATATTACGGCAAATTCATTCATTATTGTGGTTTAATAtaagttgtttttttaaataagttgatGTTAGTAAATGGACAAAACatgaagattttattaaaataaaagctagagaaaaaaatagaaagacaTCGAATAATactgtttttatatataaaaaagataataagtAGTTCTACAAAAGTTATTTCTCAAATAAGTTGATGTTAGTAAACACTAACAAAACATATGATAAAAAAAggtaataaatatattgtatatacacaaaaaaaatatctattatgaaaaaattaaataattactttacaACAcaagtagaaaataaaaatggataatcaaatttaacattaattaactTTCTCATAATGCATAAAAGacctttaatatttatttattattttcttttagaaattattGGTTTCaaagatttaatattattattttttctaaaatgttaACTATATCTTTTTTAGTTTGAAGTGATTTATTATCATCAAAATTAGAATAATCTCTCTcatcaaatatattaatttatttaaagacTACTTTCAATCCCTCGtcaataaattttcttatatatcaAAAAATTAGGAACTACTTCAAAACTAATTCAAAGTGTTATAAATTTTGCAAACTATCAATAGTAAATATAAAATCCTTCCAATAAGACATATTAGCAAAAGAATCATAATCCAATGGTACACCATCACCATTAAAAACATATAGATTTTTAACACTAAAATATCGAcacacaacaaaaatattatcatgATTTGACTTAAGTTGTGACTGAACAATAAATGATACCAAAAGAGTACACCATAATAGACTGATCCAACACACAAATTTGTTAATTGATTACACAATTACACCATATTTGTTATGAAACATGCaacttattcatttttttttatgaaatcgATTAGAactttaaatttgaagaaaaataaattcaatgtacacaaattttatattagttcatGTATGGTATATAATCAGGGATCGAAATGTCACTAtccaataccgttcggtctgtcTACTGCAGCAACACTCGTCAACCAGGTCAAACCAGGTTAAATGATGTTGGATCACAGCGCTCGCCAACCAGGTTAAATGATGTTGGGCCACAACGCTCGTCAACCAGGTCAAACCAGGTTAAAAGGTGTTGGGCCACAATTGGACCAACATTTAAGTTATGAGagatgctccctccacctccactCAATACTCCCTGCACCTCCCCATGACCAAATTGCCCCGCAGTAAATTTTGACCAACAACATTAACCTACTTTCATTAATTACTGCTCTCCTCTCCTTTATAACAAATGCACCCCCACACACCAGTAAATTGTGCACACGAAAATCATTCatgcctttcttcttctccctcgCGAGCTAGATTGTGGTGGTGGGGTAAGTGTGCGTGGTGTGAGTCGGTGTGGTGGTGGGTTGTGCTGGAACGTTTAAGGTGGTGGTGGTTATCGGAGCAGTAGGAGGAGCTTCGTCTCAAGTGCGCGATGTcaatccttcaacggatgtgatGATCCGTCgacggatatcaacatccgttgaaggggTAACGAATGTCAAACGGATGTGCGACATCCGTTCTGGCGCTCCGGTCATCCTCTCCACAGAAACGGAACAACAAAATACCAGAATAAGAAAACTAACCTCCAGCGGCTTTCTCCACCCACGAACGCACCGCCCACGAACCACCGCGTACCACCACCTCCACACCACCACAACAGGAACACCCACACCACCGCACCACCAACGGCTCTCCGACGGCACCAAACGGATCTCACGAGAGAAGGATGTGGGAAGAGAGGGAGACAGATGtgagaagagagtgagagacgGATGTGGGGGAGAGAGTGAGACAGAGTGGGGGGTGCGGCTGATTTAGGGTTTTAAAGTTAaagtaaaatgttaaaattttaagggTGATTTTGTCATTACAAATTTTatggggaggtgtagggagtatcggtggtggtggagggagcaacctCTTAAGTTATTTGGCTAATAATCCAACAAAGGATAAAATAACcaaaatatctaattaaagatattcatAAAGTTGTTTATTAGCAACCTATCATTTTAATGTAAATCTGTTTAAGGtaagtctgtttatattttattaggcttGTGATAACCTATAAATACAGGGTCAAGGCTAAAAGTCAAGTACGTTCAACTCACACTCTATGAGACTCAAATATTCAACTGTGATAAACAGTTCATTAAATCGCTCCTAACTTGAGTGTCAGAATGACTTTTGCAGGTACCTTCCCCATCAAGAATACAACTAAATGATATTCCGAGTCCAATCGAACGATATCCAGAATTCAACCAAACGACACACACAACTCAAGTATTGGAAAGCAGCAAAACCACGTCAGAAAGATTAGTCTCTCGATCCTGTAAATCCTTATCGAAACACTTCACTCCAAAAAGGAATTATATTCAATAAATCAATACTGTAGTCACAAATATATGTTTTGATAAATCTCAAGCTACTACGctacaattttattttccctaATTAGCGAAAGATtagtaacaaatatttttcttactaaTTTCtctagtaaaataaaatatgtatttataatttaataactatattaataaaatataaatatacattgtTTGCTTTTGTGACtaaaatacatgaaaaaaaaaatttaaattgtgtttGATTTAAACTCCTAAACAATGTAGTGAAATaggaatataaataataataaataaagaaacatgtgatatctttctttttctacgtGTTATTCGTTTGAAAAGATTAagacaattaatttatttgatattttatttttgaaattgtatatttaaaatattctttttgttattttatattaaggATAAGACATGTTTTCTCTATGAAGTTTTATTCTATAGTTGTAAGAGATGATTCCACATAGTATGACCAGGCATCTTCATATTTAAGTGACTAAACCTCCTCGTAATATCGTCTTAtgttattttactaaaaatgTCAAATCGATAagctaaaattaatatttgttgggactaaacaaaaaaaagaattgaaattaagacgttatatttatatatcaataaaaagatttatttttacaaaataaataagtaactTTCTTAAAAAGGAATGCAGTAAGGTGacaaaaagataaaactaaCTTAATCGtgatatttgattattattattaacagttcttttataaattttgattatatttctTGGAACAAAAGTTTGTATCCATTCTTGATATTCTACGAGTCTATATCCATTTGtgtcttatttatttgtatacatatttacaaaatatataaaaaaatcaaattaaaaaatttaatatattaaaaatttaatataaaaaaacatctattatttttttcattattaaataatgataagtaaattacaataacacaaattctataataaaatatttaaataaattagagatatttaagtaatttaaataatgtaaatatagATGTGTATActaaaaatttgaatatgaaCTGCATATCTATACCAGTCTTTAgtcaatataaatattttttaacaatattagtGACGGGTTTGCAAAATGCTTACACACacattttacaaatttatttgtcgtatcttttaaataatcgattacatgttaAAATAActtgtaataatatttagtaTTATAGAAAGCTTGTGGCacacattaaaatatatataatttaaataattattattcttacaCTAGAATTTATGTGTACTGTAAGGGGAAAAACGTTTAATccttattcaaataaattattatataaaagatatgaATTTGTGTCAAACTGGGTCGTGGTGTCGTAATTGGGCCTAAACTGTTATGCGTAGCCTGTTATTACAAGTTTACACGTGTCATCTTAGGTTATAAAAGTGTGCAGTGAAGCACTGAATAAAATTTTGGGActtcaaactttaaattgaAATTCCTTTTCACACAAAACCTCTCACGAAGTGTTGTGGAGATGGAGTGGAACCCTCAGACTCTGCAATTCCTATCGGAATGCTTTCTCCACACGCTGTCTCCAGCGCCAGAGCCCCGCCGCCGCGCCGAAGCCTCCCTCGCCGAAGCCGCAGACCGCCCCAACTACGGCCTCGTGGTCCTCCGCTTGGTCGCGGAGCCCTCCGTGGACGAGCAGATCAGGCAAGCCGCCGCCGTGAACTTCAAGAACCATCTCCGCACGCGGTGGTCCTCTGAGGCTCCCATACTGCCCCCGGAGAAGGAGCAGATAAAGTCCCTGATCGTTCCACTCATGCTCTCAGCTACTCGTAAGATTCAGAGTCAGCTCAGCGAAGCCCTCGCCGTTATTGGTAAGCACGATTTCCCCAAGGCATGGCCGGCGCTACTTCCAGAACTCATTTCCAATCTGAAAAACGCGTCACAGGCGTCCGATTATGCCTCCGTTAACGGCATTCTCGGCACCGCCGATTCCATTTTTAACAAATTCCGTTTCGTATTTAAAACCAATGATCTTCTCCTTGATTTGAAGTATTGCCTCGATAATTTTGCCGCGCCTTTGCTTGAGGTTTTCCTCAAAACGGCGTCGTTGATCGACGCCAGTGTCAATTCCGGCGCGAACCTGCGCCCGCTCTTCGAGTCGCAGAGTCTGTGCTGTAGCATTTTTTACTCCTTGAATTTTCAGGAGCTACCTGAGTTCTTCGAGGATCACATGAAGGAGTGGATGGGTGAGTTTCGAAAATATCTCACCACCACTTATCCTACTCTCGAGGGAAGTGGCGGTGATGGTCTTGCTATTGTCGATGAGCTTAGGGCCAAGGTCTGTGAGAATATTAATCTGTATATGGAAAAGAATGAGGAGGAATTTCAGGCTTATTTGAATGATTTCGCTCTTGCTGTGTGGACCTTGCTAGGGAATGTGTCTCAGTCTTCTAACCGGGATCAGCTCGCCATTACCGCTATCAAGTTTTTGACCACGGTCAGTACTAGTGTTCACCATACCTTGTTTGCCAGTGAAGGGGTTGTTCCTCAGATCTGTCAGGGCATCGTGATCCCCAATGTGAAGTTGAGGGATGACGATGAGGAGCTTTTTGAGATGAATTATATAGAGTTTATAAGAAGGGATATGGAAGGTAGTGATCTTGATACTAGGAGGAGGATTGCCTGTGAGCTTCTCAAGGGAATTGCTACGCATTATGGGGATGTTGTAAGGAACATTGTCTCTTCGCAGATACAGAGTTTGTTGAGTTCATTTGCTGCCAACCCTGTGGGTAATTGGAAGGACAAGGACTGTGCCATATACTTGGTTGTTTCTCTCGCTACCAAAAAGGCTGGAACCAGTTACGTCTCCACTGAGCTTGTTGACGTTCAGAGCTTTTTTGAATCCGTAATTGTCCCTGAGCTGCAGAGTCCCGATGTGAATGGGTATCCCATGCTTAAGGCTGGTGCACTAAAGTTTTTTACTATGTTCCGTAATCAAATATCCAAATCCATGGCATTGAAGTTTTTCCCGGATTTGGTTCGGTTCCTTGCTTCGGAATCAAATGTTGTACATTCTTACGCTGCAAGTTGTATTGAGAAGCTTTTGTTGGTGAAGGATGAGGTGGGTGGGTCTCGCTATACTTCAGCAGACATCAATCCCATCTTCCCGGTGCTGATGAACAATCTTTTCAGTGCCTTAAAGCACCAAGAGTCTGAGGAGAATCAATATGTGATGAAATGTATTATGAGGGTTCTTGGGGTTGCTGATCTTTCTGCTGATGTTGCTCGAGTTTGCATTGAGGGGTTGACCTTTATTCTTGGAGAAGTTTGCAGAAATCCTAAAAATCCCGTTTTCAATCATTATCTCTTTGAGTCTGTTGCTATTCTTGTGAAGCGGGGCTGTGAGAATGGCTTGCCTGTAGCTGTTTTCGAGACAAGCCTTTTCCCTAAGCTGGAAATAATTTTGACCAATGATGTAACCGAGTTTTTTCCGTACACATTTCAGTTGCTTGCTCAGCTTGTTGAGCTAAACAGATCACCCATTCCGCCCATTTACATGCAGATATTTGTGATTCTTTTGTCGCCTGATTCATGGAAAAGATCCCCAAATGTTCCTGCACTTGTGCGTCTACTACAG
Protein-coding sequences here:
- the LOC108343076 gene encoding exportin-2, which produces MEWNPQTLQFLSECFLHTLSPAPEPRRRAEASLAEAADRPNYGLVVLRLVAEPSVDEQIRQAAAVNFKNHLRTRWSSEAPILPPEKEQIKSLIVPLMLSATRKIQSQLSEALAVIGKHDFPKAWPALLPELISNLKNASQASDYASVNGILGTADSIFNKFRFVFKTNDLLLDLKYCLDNFAAPLLEVFLKTASLIDASVNSGANLRPLFESQSLCCSIFYSLNFQELPEFFEDHMKEWMGEFRKYLTTTYPTLEGSGGDGLAIVDELRAKVCENINLYMEKNEEEFQAYLNDFALAVWTLLGNVSQSSNRDQLAITAIKFLTTVSTSVHHTLFASEGVVPQICQGIVIPNVKLRDDDEELFEMNYIEFIRRDMEGSDLDTRRRIACELLKGIATHYGDVVRNIVSSQIQSLLSSFAANPVGNWKDKDCAIYLVVSLATKKAGTSYVSTELVDVQSFFESVIVPELQSPDVNGYPMLKAGALKFFTMFRNQISKSMALKFFPDLVRFLASESNVVHSYAASCIEKLLLVKDEVGGSRYTSADINPIFPVLMNNLFSALKHQESEENQYVMKCIMRVLGVADLSADVARVCIEGLTFILGEVCRNPKNPVFNHYLFESVAILVKRGCENGLPVAVFETSLFPKLEIILTNDVTEFFPYTFQLLAQLVELNRSPIPPIYMQIFVILLSPDSWKRSPNVPALVRLLQAFLQKAPNEINQGDRLTKVLGIFDTLIQSSSTSDQGFYVLNTVIESLEYGVIRPYISHIWAALFRELQRRRTVKLIKSLLIFISLFLIKHGSSNLVDTMNGVQPDIFNVILSQFWIPNLKLITGAIELKLAAVASTRLICESPILLDLAAAESWGKMVDSIVTLLSRPEQERADEEPDVPDISENVGYTATFVRLYNAGRKEEDPLKDIRDPKEFFVASLSRLSALSPGKYPKVINEVVDPANQAALLQLCNAYNLTIV